In Ignavibacteriota bacterium, the genomic window ATTTCTTGCTTCAGAAGTGATGCTCTTCGGAGCGTTGTTCACTTCGTACATCCTCCTCCGCATGGGCGCACCAACATGGCCCCACGGATGGGAGATACTCAACATTCCTCTTGCAACGGTAAATACTGTTGTTCTTATTGCATCAAGCGTAACGATGGTTATGTCGTGGGCTTCGCTCATGATGAACGACTTCAAAAAATATAAGATGTACATGGGAATCACCGTCGTATGCGGTTTGATATTCCTTGTCATAAAAGGATTTGAATACGCTGCAAAATTTGAACATGGATATTTTCCGAGTACGAATAACTTTTTCGCCACCTATTTTACACTAACAGGTTTACACGGATTACACGTCATCGGTGGTATTATCGTCAACGCATACTTCTGGGGTCCCGGAAGCAAAATGTGGAAAACAGAACCGCAACGGTTTGTCAACCGTATTGAAGTTGCCGGGTTGTACTGGCACTTCGTTGACCTTGTCTGGATTTTCCTTTTCCCATCACTGTATTTACTGTAGGAAATTATGGAACACTCACACGCAGAAATAAAAAAA contains:
- a CDS encoding cytochrome c oxidase subunit 3, producing MQIPYTSEHHPETGLYNAKLGIWLFLASEVMLFGALFTSYILLRMGAPTWPHGWEILNIPLATVNTVVLIASSVTMVMSWASLMMNDFKKYKMYMGITVVCGLIFLVIKGFEYAAKFEHGYFPSTNNFFATYFTLTGLHGLHVIGGIIVNAYFWGPGSKMWKTEPQRFVNRIEVAGLYWHFVDLVWIFLFPSLYLL